A window of the Amycolatopsis solani genome harbors these coding sequences:
- a CDS encoding carbohydrate ABC transporter permease translates to MTTLARRKAGPRALTAVTWVVAILFVFPLLWLILTAFKQEADAYTDPPKLFFSPTFDQIANVLKGGFLPYLSNSAFVTVLSTVLVLVLGIPAAYALSLAPVKKTSNALGFFLSTKMLPIVAAIIPLYIISQNTELLDTVWALVILYTSMNLPLAIWMMRSFFLEVPHEMIEAGRIDGANLPTLLRKIIMPVVAPGIAATALICVIFSWTEFFYAVNLTAARAGTVPVFLVGFITSEGLYWAQLSAAALLASLPVMIVGWIAQNHLVRGLSMGAVK, encoded by the coding sequence ATGACCACGCTCGCCCGCCGCAAAGCCGGCCCCCGCGCGCTCACGGCCGTCACGTGGGTCGTCGCGATCCTGTTCGTGTTCCCGCTGCTGTGGCTGATCCTCACGGCGTTCAAGCAGGAGGCCGACGCCTACACCGACCCGCCCAAGCTGTTCTTCAGCCCGACGTTCGACCAGATCGCCAACGTGCTGAAGGGCGGGTTCCTGCCCTACCTGTCGAACTCCGCGTTCGTCACGGTGCTCTCGACGGTGCTGGTGCTCGTCCTCGGCATCCCGGCGGCGTACGCGCTTTCACTGGCGCCGGTGAAGAAGACCTCGAACGCGCTCGGGTTCTTCCTCTCGACGAAGATGCTGCCGATCGTCGCGGCGATCATCCCGCTGTACATCATCTCCCAGAACACCGAGCTGCTGGACACGGTGTGGGCGCTGGTCATCCTGTACACGTCGATGAACCTGCCGCTCGCGATCTGGATGATGCGGTCGTTCTTCCTGGAAGTGCCGCACGAGATGATCGAGGCGGGCCGGATCGACGGCGCGAACCTGCCGACGCTGCTGCGCAAGATCATCATGCCGGTGGTCGCGCCCGGGATCGCGGCGACCGCGCTGATCTGCGTCATCTTCTCCTGGACGGAGTTCTTCTACGCGGTCAACCTGACGGCGGCGCGGGCCGGCACGGTGCCGGTGTTCCTCGTCGGGTTCATCACCAGTGAGGGCCTGTACTGGGCCCAGCTTTCCGCCGCCGCGCTGCTGGCGTCGCTGCCGGTGATGATCGTCGGCTGGATCGCGCAGAACCACCTGGTGCGGGGGCTGTCCATGGGCGCGGTCAAGTAG
- a CDS encoding carbohydrate ABC transporter permease, which yields MSTLSVDTPQSQTRAKVVEKKGLSTAAKRRLPLLPALVFVIAVTQLPFLLTVFYSFQSWNLVRPGSRHFVGLDNYIDVFSDTTFLVALLNTVLLTVVCVFVALLLGLGLAILLDRKFFGRGVVRTLLITPFLILPAAGALLWKTTMFDPTYGLLHFVFGTDVDWLSEFPLASVMAQIVWQWTPFMMLLILAGLQSQAKDVLEAANVDGAGRWRTFVSITLPHLSRFLQLATLLGAIYIVNSFDAIFLMTQGGPGTASTNLPYYIYQRAFEGFDVGQSSAMGVIVVILTMIVATFALRLMFRTFSVNGGIK from the coding sequence ATGTCCACGCTTTCCGTAGACACGCCCCAGTCCCAGACACGCGCTAAGGTCGTGGAAAAGAAAGGCCTGAGCACCGCGGCCAAACGGCGGCTGCCGCTGCTGCCCGCGCTGGTCTTCGTCATCGCGGTGACGCAGCTGCCGTTCCTGCTCACCGTGTTCTACTCGTTCCAGTCGTGGAACCTGGTCCGCCCGGGTTCGCGGCACTTCGTCGGCCTCGACAACTACATCGACGTCTTCAGCGACACGACGTTCCTCGTCGCGCTGCTCAACACCGTGCTGCTGACCGTGGTGTGCGTGTTCGTCGCGCTGCTGCTGGGCCTCGGCCTGGCGATCCTGCTCGACCGGAAGTTCTTCGGCCGCGGCGTCGTCCGGACGCTGCTGATCACGCCGTTCCTGATCCTGCCGGCGGCCGGCGCGCTGCTGTGGAAGACGACGATGTTCGACCCGACCTACGGGTTGCTGCACTTCGTCTTCGGCACCGACGTCGACTGGCTTTCGGAGTTCCCGCTGGCGTCGGTGATGGCGCAGATCGTCTGGCAGTGGACGCCGTTCATGATGCTGCTCATCCTGGCCGGCCTGCAGAGCCAGGCCAAGGACGTGCTCGAAGCGGCCAATGTGGACGGTGCGGGCCGCTGGCGGACGTTCGTCTCCATCACGCTGCCGCACCTGTCCCGGTTCCTGCAGCTGGCGACGCTGCTGGGCGCGATCTACATCGTGAACAGCTTCGACGCGATCTTCCTGATGACCCAGGGCGGGCCGGGCACGGCCAGCACCAACCTGCCGTACTACATCTACCAGCGCGCGTTCGAAGGCTTCGACGTCGGCCAGTCGTCGGCGATGGGCGTGATCGTCGTGATCCTCACGATGATCGTCGCGACCTTCGCGCTGCGCTTGATGTTCCGCACGTTCTCCGTGAACGGAGGGATCAAATGA
- a CDS encoding ABC transporter substrate-binding protein, which translates to MRKLLTLLAATSLVATGCAGAGSLGQGKSTLVIAIVSNPQMKDAISLAPEFERATGIDLKFVSLPENQARAKITASTATEGGEFDVVMISNYEAPQWAANGWLENLEPHMAATPGYDEGDFIPSIKQSLSYQNQMYAVPFYGESSFLAYRKDLFEKAGLTMPAKPTWPQVAEFAAKLDDKANGVAGICLRGKPGWGESLAPFSTVANTFGAQYFDKDWNAKLTTPEFKAAANFYVDLIREHGEVGASSAGFSECGTRYTQGQAAMWYDATVMAGTNEDPASSKIVGKSGYAPAPVVKTQASGWLYTWALGIPKVAKDKAAAWKFMAWMTDKAYVRKVGQTYGWNRVPPGVRQSTYDIPDYAKAAAAYAKPTLDGIADANQQKAMANPVPYPGIQFVGIPEFQDLGTRVSQQLSAAIAGRESVDDALQQSQDYAQTVGDSYKAVQ; encoded by the coding sequence GTGCGTAAGCTGCTCACCCTCCTCGCCGCGACGTCGCTGGTGGCCACCGGGTGCGCCGGCGCCGGCTCGCTCGGCCAGGGCAAGAGCACGCTCGTCATCGCGATCGTGTCCAACCCGCAGATGAAGGACGCGATCTCGCTCGCGCCCGAGTTCGAGCGGGCCACCGGTATCGACCTGAAGTTCGTGTCGCTGCCGGAAAACCAGGCCCGCGCCAAGATCACCGCGTCGACGGCCACCGAGGGCGGCGAGTTCGACGTCGTGATGATCAGCAACTACGAGGCCCCGCAGTGGGCGGCCAACGGCTGGCTCGAGAACCTCGAACCGCACATGGCGGCCACCCCGGGCTACGACGAAGGCGACTTCATCCCCAGCATCAAGCAGTCGCTGTCCTACCAGAACCAGATGTACGCGGTGCCGTTCTACGGCGAGTCGTCGTTCCTGGCCTACCGCAAGGACCTCTTCGAGAAGGCCGGGCTCACCATGCCGGCCAAGCCGACGTGGCCGCAGGTCGCCGAGTTCGCCGCGAAGCTCGACGACAAGGCCAACGGCGTCGCCGGGATCTGCCTGCGCGGCAAGCCGGGCTGGGGCGAGAGCCTCGCGCCGTTCAGCACGGTCGCCAACACCTTCGGCGCCCAGTACTTCGACAAGGACTGGAACGCCAAGCTGACGACGCCGGAGTTCAAGGCCGCCGCGAACTTCTACGTCGATCTCATCCGCGAGCACGGCGAGGTCGGCGCCTCCAGCGCCGGGTTCTCCGAGTGCGGCACGCGCTACACGCAGGGTCAGGCCGCGATGTGGTACGACGCCACGGTCATGGCGGGCACGAACGAGGACCCGGCGAGCAGCAAGATCGTCGGCAAGTCCGGGTACGCGCCGGCGCCGGTCGTCAAGACGCAGGCCAGCGGCTGGCTCTACACGTGGGCGCTCGGCATCCCGAAGGTCGCCAAGGACAAGGCCGCGGCCTGGAAGTTCATGGCCTGGATGACCGATAAGGCGTACGTGCGGAAGGTCGGTCAGACCTACGGCTGGAACCGCGTCCCGCCGGGCGTGCGTCAGTCCACTTACGACATCCCGGACTACGCCAAGGCCGCGGCGGCGTACGCGAAGCCCACATTGGACGGGATCGCGGACGCGAACCAGCAGAAGGCCATGGCGAACCCGGTGCCCTACCCGGGCATCCAGTTCGTCGGCATCCCCGAATTCCAGGACCTGGGCACCCGGGTGAGCCAGCAGCTGTCGGCGGCGATCGCCGGGCGCGAGTCCGTCGACGACGCGTTGCAGCAGTCCCAGGACTACGCCCAGACGGTGGGCGACTCCTACAAGGCGGTGCAGTGA